A single region of the Raphanus sativus cultivar WK10039 chromosome 1, ASM80110v3, whole genome shotgun sequence genome encodes:
- the LOC108851019 gene encoding F-box protein SKIP24 isoform X2: MSAEEIPDELWRKVLEIGVKSSTFSYKDLCCISISSRRLCRLSSEDSLWRFLLVIDFPTHIHSSTSSSQSPTKFIYRTRFEKEKERRLAAHRRALLRKESEISEWGRRIRELETRLSEEAERLQAASVEFSNVQRVRQASVALNVWQPEVVRGRQKQMVEQSAVPVEGRLRALEMEIKLCKQQITGVNRARREVKQRFDMARKELESMKYHPLRDFKLRRSGDQASNAKRKKLKTSINFPAKNPARPSNKKKLLHSESE, translated from the exons ATGTCTGCGGAGGAGATACCCGACGAGCTATGGAGGAAGGTACTAGAGATTGGCGTAAAGTCATCGACTTTCTCCTACAAAGATCTCTGCTGCATCTCCATCTCCTCCCGCCGTCTCTGCCGTTTGTCCTCCGAGGATTCTCTCTGGCGCTTTCTGCTCGTCATTGATTTCCCCACCCACATCCActcttctacttcttcttctcagTCTCCCACCAAGTTTATATACAGGACAAG GTttgagaaggagaaggagaggagaTTAGCTGCGCATAGAAGAGCTCTGCTGAGAAAGGAGAGTGAGATTTCAGAATGGGGTCGGAGGATTCGTGAATTGGAGACTCGGTTATCAGAGGAGGCAGAGAGGTTGCAAGCTGCTTCTGTGGAGTTTTCAAATGTGCAGAGAGTCAG gcaAGCATCAGTAGCTTTGAACGTGTGGCAGCCAGAGGTTGTTCGCGGCAGACAGAAACAAATGGTTGAGCAAAGCGCTGTTCCCGTCGAGGGACGGTTGCGTGCGCTTGAGATGGAGATTAAGTTATGTAAACAGCAAATCACCGGTGTGAATAGGGCACGT AGGGAGGTGAAACAACGATTTGACATGGCTAGGAAAGAGCTAGAGTCCATGAAGTATCATCCTTTACGAGATTTTAAGTTAAGACGTAGCGGAGACCAAGCTAGTAATGCTAAGAGGAAGAAGTTGAAAACGAGCATTAACT TTCCGGCTAAAAACCCAGCAAGACCCAGTAACAAGAAGAAGCTGTTACATTCAGAATCAGAATGA
- the LOC108813653 gene encoding probable ADP-ribosylation factor GTPase-activating protein AGD14, with protein sequence MGSKREEERKEKIIRGLMKLPPNRRCINCNSLGPQYVCTTFWTFVCMPCSGIHREFTHRVKSVSMSTFTSQEVEVLQNGGNQRAREIYLKNWDHQRQRLPDNSNAERVREFIKTVYVQKKYAGGSVADKPPNDNQSHGSSEDVTRRANSYHSYSQSPPYDYQYEERRYGKIPLGLTGKSASVKGLHSKASSFVYSPGRFSDHTLEDQFANERSAPRASDFSVSSGGDTFRSEIQSPNFQQEGGFRSPQLSNAPPSENRQHQRTTSLGSVRSVDSNSTSIKSYTSSGLGEGVSEIAQNIGSQQQDKKSTPVPSVTESTKAPIDLFQLPGAPTGQSVSTFQPSTGAPSPPVNFHQPPQTYTSTPTDLFAGNLGQKPTTSGPPDLPASNDQGWASFENPVPAAKSTNITTSAGVTELQVKNEGIPQPSTSMQWPPYPSTVEQHALSISSPWQDDLSKVPNNVADNPPWNAFPDSVEANPMDNANHFHQHGPSISQSNSDQHHFEPQQELSNDGIQTGAGSSGFGFPGNIATAPAYSPYMEESWQPVNDQKSANPFDLPYDSEYESNDMFLDMSSLQGALPDIQTPPTFLNGVSQPWLAADSVPSYLPAPAGAQGGLAWMAEQASTSQLQNPAAQGHVGGNPFA encoded by the exons TCGTGAATTCACTCATCGTGTGAAGTCTGTATCAATGTCAACGTTTACTTCTCAAGAGGTTGAAGTTCTTCAAAATGGTGGTAATCAG CGTGCCAGAGAAATATATTTGAAGAACTGGGACCATCAACGGCAGAGACTTCCTGACAACAG TAATGCTGAGAGAGTTCGTGAGTTTATTAAAACCGTGTATGTCCAAAAGAAATATGCAGGAGGAAGTGTTGCGGACAAGCCTCCTAATGATAATCAG AGCCATGGAAGTTCTGAAGATGTGACTCGACGGGCCAACTCCTATCATTCTTACTCCCAAAGCCCTCCTTACGACTATCAGTATGAAGAGCGCCGCTACGGAAAGATACCCTTGGGACTTACCGGCAAGTCTGCTTCAGTAAAAGGTCTTCATTCCAAAGCTTCTAGTTTTGTATACAGCCCTGGACGTTTTAGTGATCACACGCTTGAAGACCAATTCGCAAATGAGCGGTCTGCTCCGAGAGCTTCAGATTTCTCTGTGTCAAGTGGAGGAGATACTTTCAGGTCTGAAATACAGTCCCCAAATTTCCAGCAAGAAGGTGGCTTTCGTAGTCCCCAGCTTTCAAATGCCCCTCCAAGTGAAAACAGGCAACATCAG AGAACTACGTCTCTTGGGAGTGTCAGATCAGTTGACAGTAATTCCACGTCTATCAAGTCATATACTTCGAGCGGTTTAGGGGAAGGCGTATCTGAAATTGCTCAAAATATAGGAAGCCAGCAGCAAGATAAAAAATCAACTCCTGTTCCTTCAGTAACGGAGTCTACAAAGGCTCCTATCGATTTGTTTCAGTTACCAGGAGCGCCAACGGGTCAATCAGTCAGTACATTTCAACCTTCAACAGGAGCTCCATCTCCACCTGTGAATTTTCATCAACCTCCACAGACGTACACATCCACTCCAACAGATTTGTTTGCTGGAAACTTGGGTCAGAAACCCACCACTTCAGGACCACCTGACTTACCTGCATCTAACGACCAAGGATGGGCTTCTTTTGAAAATCCAGTGCCTGCTGCAAAATCTACGAACATTACCACCTCCGCTGGAGTTACCGAGTTGCAAGTGAAAAATGAAGGCATCCCGCAGCCTAGCACAAGCATGCAATGGCCACCTTATCCATCAACCGTGGAGCAGCATGCTTTGTCGATATCAAGTCCGTGGCAAGATGATCTCTCGAAAGTTCCAAATAATGTTGCAGATAACCCG CCCTGGAATGCCTTTCCCGACTCTGTGGAGGCCAATCCCATGGACAACGCTAACCATTTCCACCAACATGGACCAAGTATTTCGCAATCTAACAGTGATCAACACCATTTTGAACCACAACAG GAGTTAAGCAATGATGGTATCCAAACAGGTGCTGGCTCTTCTGGTTTTGGATTTCCAGGAAACATTGCCACGGCACCAGCCTACTCCCCTTACATG GAAGAATCTTGGCAGCCTGTAAATGATCAAAAGTCAGCTAATCCCTTCGATCTCCCTTATGATTCCGAGTATGAATCAAACGACATG TTCCTGGACATGAGTTCTTTACAAGGGGCACTGCCCGACATCCAGACGCCACCAACCTTCCTTAATGGTGTATCACAACCATGGCTCGCTGCAGATTCTGTACCATCGTACCTACCTGCTCCAGCAGGCGCACAAG GTGGCTTAGCATGGATGGCTGAGCAAGCATCAACGTCCCAACTACA GAATCCTGCTGCACAAGGCCATGTCGGAGGAAATCCATTTGCTTAG
- the LOC108836764 gene encoding myosin-9: MTKLSYLHEPGVLQNLKIRYELNEIYTYTGNILIAINPFQRLPHIYDAHMMQQYKGAPFGELSPHVFAVADVAYRAMINEGKSNSILVSGESGAGKTETTKMLMRYLAYLGGRAVTEGRTVEQQVLESNPVLEAFGNAKTVRNNNSSRFGKFVEIQFDKQGRISGAAVRTYLLERSRVCQISDPERNYHCFYLLCAAPQEEIEKYKLGHPKTFHYLNQSKCYELVGISDAHDYLATRRAMDIVGISEKEQEAIFRVVAAILHIGNIDFTKGKEVDSSVPKDDKSKFHLKTAAELLMCDLKALEDALCKRVMVTPEEVIKRSLDPQSAVTSRDGFAKTVYSRLFDWLVDKINKSIGQDANSRSLIGVLDIYGFESFKTNSFEQFCINFTNEKLQQHFNQHVFKMEQEEYTKEAIDWSYIEFVDNQDVLDLIEKKPGGIVALLDEACMFPKSTHETFANKLYQTFKAHKRFIKPKLSRTDFTVAHYAGEVLYQSDLFLDKNKDYVIPEHQDLLGASKCPFVVGLFPPLPEETSKSSKFSSIGSRFKLQLQQLMETLNSTEPHYIRCVKPNNLLKPAIFENVNIMQQLRCGGVLEAIRISCAGYPTRKPFFEFVNRFGLLSPEALEGSYDEKVACKKILDSMGLKGYQIGKTKVFLRAGQMAELDTRRTEVLSGAAKNIQRRTRTHQAQKRFIVLRKATVSLQALCRGRLSCKRYESLRREAAAVKIQKNGRRYYSRKSYKKLHVSALSVQTGLRAMAARKQFRFRKQTKAATVVQAQWRCHRATTYYKKLKNGVIISQTRWRGRLAKRELRKLKMASRETGALKEAKDMLEKKVEELTYRAQLEKRLRSDLEEAKTQEITKLQSSLEEMRKKVDETNALLVKEREAAKKAAEEAPPVIQETQVLVEDTKKIELMTEELESVKATLENEKQRADDAVRKFEEAQESLDDKKKKLEETEKKGQQLQESLTRMEEKCTNLESENKVLRQQAVSMAPNKFLSGRSRSILQRGSESGHLAVDARSSLDLHSNSMNQRDPSEVEDKPQKTLNEKQQENHELLIRCIVQPLGFQGNRPITACIIYKCLLQWRSFEVERTSVFDRIIQTIGHAIESQDNNNTLAYWLSNASTLLLLLQRTLKASGAAGMAPQRRRSSSATLFGRMTQSFRGAPQGVNLAMITGGAGGGADTLRQVEAKYPALLFKQQLTAYVEKIYGMIRDNLKKEISPLLGLCIQAPRTSRASLVKGASRSVANTPAHEALIAHWQGIVKILMNFLNTLKSNNVPSFLVCKVFTQIFSFINVQLFNSLLLRRECCSFSNGEYVRAGLCELENWCFKATDEYAGSSWEELKHIRQAIGFLVIHQKPKKTLDEISHDLCPVLSIQQLYRISTMYWDDKYGTHSVSPDVIANMRVLMTEDSNIAVSNSFLLDDDSSIPFSVDDLSKSMERFEIADIEPPPLIRENSGFSFLLPVAE; this comes from the exons ATGACAAAGCTGTCTTACTTGCATGAACCTGGTGTCCTTCAGAACTTAAAGATCAGATATGAGCTTAATGAGATTTAT ACATACACAGGAAACATCCTCATCGCTATTAATCCATTTCAACGATTGCCTCACATCTATGATGCTCATATGATGCAACAATACAAAGGAGCACCATTCGGAGAACTAAGTCCACATGTTTTTGCTGTTGCTGATGTTGCATACAG GGCCATGATTAACGAGGGGAAAAGCAATTCGATTCTTGTAAGTGGCGAGAGTGGAGCAGGAAAAACTGAAACCACTAAAATGCTTATGAGGTACCTTGCATATCTGGGAGGTCGCGCAGTTACAGAAGGAAGGACTGTTGAACAACAAGTTCTTGAA TCAAATCCTGTCCTTGAAGCCTTTGGTAACGCAAAAACTGTGAGGAATAACAACTCAAG TCGCTTTGGTAAATTTGTTGAAATCCAATTTGATAAGCAAGGAAGAATATCTGGAGCTGCTGTAAGGACCTATCTTCTAGAGAGGTCTCGTGTGTGTCAGATCTCTGATCCGGAGCGCAATTACCACTGCTTCTATCTTCTCTGTGCCGCACCGCAGGAG GAGATTGAAAAGTACAAGCTCGGCCATCCAAAGACCTTTCATTACCTGAACCAATCGAAATGCTACGAGCTTGTCGGTATAAGCGATGCTCATGATTATCTTGCGACAAGGAGAGCTATGGATATTGTCGGAATTAGCGAAAAGGAACAG GAAGCAATTTTCAGGGTGGTTGCTGCGATTCTTCACATTGGAAACATCGATTTCACAAAGGGAAAGGAAGTGGACTCATCAGTTCCAAAGGATGATAAGTCGAAGTTTCATCTCAAGACAGCAGCGGAACTTCTCAT GTGTGATTTAAAAGCTCTTGAAGATGCATTATGTAAACGTGTTATGGTCACTCCTGAGGAAGTTATTAAGAGAAGTCTTGATCCGCAGAGTGCTGTTACTAGCAGGGACGGTTTCGCTAAGACAGTCTATTCTCGGTTGTTCGATTG GTTGGTAGATAAGATTAATAAGTCTATTGGACAAGATGCTAATTCTAGATCACTGATTGGAGTTCTTGACATTTATGGATTTGAGAGCTTCAAAACTAACAG TTTTGAACAGTTCTGTATTAATTTCACTAATGAGAAGTTGCAGCAACATTTCAATCAG CATGTTTTCAAGATGGAACAGGAAGAGTACACAAAAGAAGCAATAGATTGGAGCTACATTGAATTTGTGGACAATCAAGATGTTCTTGATCTTATAGAAAAG AAGCCTGGTGGCATTGTTGCTCTCCTCGATGAAGCTTG TATGTTTCCAAAATCAACGCACGAAACATTTGCAAACAAGCTATATCAGACTTTTAAGGCTCACAAGAGGTTCATCAAACCAAAACTCTCTCGAACAGATTTTACCGTTGCCCATTATGCTGGAGAA GTTCTCTACCAGTCTGATCTATTTCTTGATAAAAATAAGGACTATGTGATCCCTGAACACCAAGATTTGTTGGGAGCTTCCAAATGTCCTTTTGTCGTCGGTCTTTTCCCTCCACTCCCTGAAGAAACGTCCAAGTCTTCAAAGTTTTCATCCATTGGTTCTCGTTTTAAG CTGCAACTCCAGCAACTGATGGAAACATTAAATTCTACCGAGCCTCATTACATCAGATGTGTGAAGCCTAACAATCTTTTAAAGCCTGCCATATTTGAGAATGTGAACATCATGCAGCAACTGCGATGTGGT GGTGTTTTAGAAGCGATCAGAATTAGTTGCGCAGGGTATCCAACTCGTAAACCTTTCTTTGAGTTCGTAAATCGTTTTGGACTTCTATCTCCTGAGGCTTTAGAAGGGAg CTACGATGAGAAAGTGGCATGTAAAAAGATCTTGGACAGCATGGGACTTAAAGGATACCAG ATTGGTAAAACGAAGGTGTTCTTGAGGGCTGGTCAGATGGCTGAGCTCGACACTAGGAGAACAGAGGTGCTCAGTGGTGCTGCGAAAAATATTCAGAGACGAACACGAACTCATCAGGCTCAGAAACGGTTTATTGTTCTGAGAAAAGCCACAGTATCGCTCCAAGCTCTGTGTAGAG gAAGACTTTCCTGCAAACGATATGAAAGTTTGAGACGAGAAGCTGCTGCTGTGAAGATTCAGAAGAATGGTCGGAGATATTACTCTAGAAAATCGTATAAAAAGCTCCATGTGTCTGCTCTTTCTGTACAGACTGGTTTAAGAGCAATGGCTGCTCGTAAGCAGTTCAGATTCAGGAAGCAAACAAAGGCTGCCACAGTTGTTCAG GCTCAGTGGCGTTGTCACAGAGCAACCACTTACTACAAGAAGCTTAAAAATGGAGTGATCATATCTCAGACAAGATGGAGAGGCAGACTTGCTAAGAGAGAACTTAGGAAGCTCAAAATG GCTTCAAGGGAAACAGGAGCACTTAAAGAGGCAAAGGATATGCTTGAAAAGAAAGTTGAGGAACTCACATACCGTGCCCAGTTGGAGAAACGTCTGAGG AGTGATTTAGAAGAAGCAAAAACTCAGGAGATAACAAAACTTCAGAGTTCGTTGGAGGAAATGCGGAAGAAAGTGGATGAAACAAACGCATTGCTTGTGAAGGAACGAGAAGCTGCAAAGAAAGCCGCTGAAGAAGCTCCTCCTGTTATACAAGAGACACAAGTTTTAGTTGAAGATACAAAGAAGATTGAATTGATGACAGAGGAACTGGAGAGTGTAAAG GCTACGCTAGAAAACGAGAAACAGAGGGCTGATGATGCAGTGAGGAAGTTTGAAGAAGCTCAAGAGTCTCTCGatgacaaaaagaagaaactgGAAGAGACAGAGAAGAAAGGTCAGCAACTCCAAGAATCTCTGACAAG gATGGAGGAAAAGTGCACCAACTTGGAATCGGAGAATAAAGTCTTAAGGCAACAGGCTGTGTCAATGGCACCGAATAAGTTCCTCTCTGGACGCTCCAGGTCCATTCTACAG AGAGGTTCAGAGAGTGGTCATCTAGCAGTGGATGCAAGGTCAAGCTTG GATCTTCATAGCAACTCAATGAACCAAAGAGATCCATCAGAAGTGGAGGATAAACCACAGAAAACATTAAACGAGAAGCAGCAAGAGAATCACGAGCTGCTTATCCGCTGCATCGTTCAACCTTTGGGTTTCCAGGGGAACCGACCTATCACAGCATGTATCATATACAAATGCCTACTGCAATGGAGGTCGTTTGAAGTTGAACGGACCAGTGTCTTTGATCGCATTATCCAGACTATAGGCCATGCTATTGAG AGTCAAGATAACAACAATACATTGGCTTATTGGTTATCAAATGCCTCGACGCTACTTTTACTTCTCCAACGCACACTTAAAGCCAGTGGTGCAGCTGGGATGGCTCCACAGCGGCGTCGTTCATCTTCTGCGACTCTATTTGGAAGGATGACTCAG AGCTTCCGTGGAGCACCTCAAGGTGTGAATCTTGCAATGATAACCGGCGGTGCGGGAGGTGGAGCGGATACCTTAAGACAAGTTGAAGCGAAGTACCCTGCTCTGCTGTTTAAGCAGCAGCTCACAGCTTATGTTGAGAAGATATACGGAATGATTCGGGACAACTTGAAGAAGGAGATTTCTCCACTTCTTGGGTTGTGCATTCAG GCGCCAAGAACATCTAGGGCGAGTTTAGTGAAAGGAGCATCTCGTTCCGTAGCCAACACGCCAGCTCATGAAGCACTGATTGCACATTGGCAAGGGATTGTGAAGATCCTTATGAACTTCCTCAACACTTTGAAATCAAACAAT GTTCCTTCGTTCTTGGTGTGTAAGGTGTTTACACAGATATTCTCATTCATCAATGTTCAACTCTTTAACAG TCTTCTGTTGAGACGTGAGTGTTGTTCGTTTAGCAACGGCGAGTATGTCAGAGCTGGCTTGTGTGAATTGGAAAACTGGTGTTTTAAGGCAA
- the LOC130494644 gene encoding probable ADP-ribosylation factor GTPase-activating protein AGD14 — translation MFLDMSSLQGALPDIQTPPTFLNGVSQPWLAADSVPSYLPAPAGAQGGLAWMAEQASTSQLQNPAAQGHVGGNPFA, via the exons ATG TTCTTGGACATGAGTTCTTTACAAGGGGCATTGCCCGACATCCAGACGCCACCAACTTTCCTTAATGGTGTATCGCAACCATGGCTCGCTGCAGATTCTGTACCATCGTACCTACCTGCTCCAGCAGGCGCGCAAG GTGGCTTAGCATGGATGGCTGAGCAAGCATCAACGTCCCAACTACA GAATCCAGCTGCACAAGGCCATGTTGGAGGAAATCCATTTGCTTAG
- the LOC108851019 gene encoding F-box protein SKIP24 isoform X1 — protein MSAEEIPDELWRKVLEIGVKSSTFSYKDLCCISISSRRLCRLSSEDSLWRFLLVIDFPTHIHSSTSSSQSPTKFIYRTRFEKEKERRLAAHRRALLRKESEISEWGRRIRELETRLSEEAERLQAASVEFSNVQRVRQASVALNVWQPEVVRGRQKQMVEQSAVPVEGRLRALEMEIKLCKQQITGVNRARREVKQRFDMARKELESMKYHPLRDFKLRRSGDQASNAKRKKLKTSINSVPAKNPARPSNKKKLLHSESE, from the exons ATGTCTGCGGAGGAGATACCCGACGAGCTATGGAGGAAGGTACTAGAGATTGGCGTAAAGTCATCGACTTTCTCCTACAAAGATCTCTGCTGCATCTCCATCTCCTCCCGCCGTCTCTGCCGTTTGTCCTCCGAGGATTCTCTCTGGCGCTTTCTGCTCGTCATTGATTTCCCCACCCACATCCActcttctacttcttcttctcagTCTCCCACCAAGTTTATATACAGGACAAG GTttgagaaggagaaggagaggagaTTAGCTGCGCATAGAAGAGCTCTGCTGAGAAAGGAGAGTGAGATTTCAGAATGGGGTCGGAGGATTCGTGAATTGGAGACTCGGTTATCAGAGGAGGCAGAGAGGTTGCAAGCTGCTTCTGTGGAGTTTTCAAATGTGCAGAGAGTCAG gcaAGCATCAGTAGCTTTGAACGTGTGGCAGCCAGAGGTTGTTCGCGGCAGACAGAAACAAATGGTTGAGCAAAGCGCTGTTCCCGTCGAGGGACGGTTGCGTGCGCTTGAGATGGAGATTAAGTTATGTAAACAGCAAATCACCGGTGTGAATAGGGCACGT AGGGAGGTGAAACAACGATTTGACATGGCTAGGAAAGAGCTAGAGTCCATGAAGTATCATCCTTTACGAGATTTTAAGTTAAGACGTAGCGGAGACCAAGCTAGTAATGCTAAGAGGAAGAAGTTGAAAACGAGCATTAACT CAGTTCCGGCTAAAAACCCAGCAAGACCCAGTAACAAGAAGAAGCTGTTACATTCAGAATCAGAATGA
- the LOC108812772 gene encoding presenilin-like protein At1g08700 has translation MESSSILDSLGVEIIGVMAPVSICMFLVVLLTYSLSVTSDPQIRTAANLIYVENPSDSATVKLEGSLENAIVFVVVVAAVTFVIVLLFYYNFTNFLKHYMRFSAFFVLGTMGGAIFLSIIQHFSIPVDSITCFVLLFNFTVLGTLSVFSEGMPIVVRQCYMVVMGIVVAAWFTKLPEWTTWFILVALALYDLVAVLAPGGPLKLLVELASTRDEELPAMVYEARPTVSRGRNGGGGSSLRVLVGGGGGGGGGVSDSGSVELQAVGNHNANLDYNAVAVMDRDSVDGVVRSPLAGNPRETHSASPAFSEHSRELGSIVNRESVAEEEMSPLVELMGWGDNREEPRGLVEESDDIDRGIKLGLGDFIFYSVLVGRAAMYDLMTVYACYLAIISGLGCTLILLSVYNKALPALPISIMLGVVFYFLTRLLMEPFVVGMTTNLMMF, from the exons ATGGAGTCAAGTAGCATCCTCGACTCCCTCGGAGTCGAGATCATCGGCGTGATGGCCCCCGTCTCCATCTGCATGTTCCTCGTCGTCCTCCTCACCTACTCCCTCTCCGTCACCTCCGACCCCCAGATCCGCACCGCCGCCAACCTCATCTACGTCGAGAACCCCTCCGACTCCGCCACCGTCAAACTCGAAGGCAGCCTCGAGAACGCGATCGtcttcgtcgtcgtcgtcgccGCCGTCACTTTCGTCATCGTCCTCCTCTTCTACTACAACTTCACCAACTTCCTCAAGCACTACATGCGCTTCTCCGCCTTCTTCGTCTTAG GTACCATGGGAGGGGCGATTTTCTTGTCGATTATACAGCATTTCTCGATCCCCGTTGATTCGATCACGTGCTTCGTGCTGCTGTTCAATTTCACGGTCCTGGGGACGTTGTCTGTGTTCTCGGAAGGGATGCCGATTGTGGTGAGGCAGTGTTATATGGTTGTGATGGGGATTGTTGTCGCGGCTTGGTTTACTAAGTTGCCTGAGTGGACTACTTGGTTTATACTTGTGGCTTTAGCTCTGTATGATTTGGTTGCTGTTTTGGCTCCTGGTGGTCCGCTCAAGCTCTTGGTTGAGCTTGCTTCGACGCGGGACGAGGAGCTTCCTGCAATGGTTTATGAAGCTAGGCCTACTGTTTCGAGAGGGAGGAACGGTGGTGGTGGCTCGAGTTTGAGGGTTTtggttggtggtggtggtggtggcggcggTGGGGTTTCGGATTCTGGATCAGTAGAGCTGCAAGCAGTTGGGAATCATAATGCAAACCTTGACTATAACGCTGTTGCAGTGATGGATAGAGACAGTGTAGATGGTGTTGTGAGGTCACCTCTCGCTGGAAATCCCAGGGAAACACACTCTGCTTCTCCTGCATTTTCAGAGCACTCAAGGGAGTTAGGAAGTATCGTGAACAGGGAAAGTGTTGCGGAGGAAGAGATGTCACCTCTGGTTGAGTTGATGGGGTGGGGAGATAACAGGGAAGAGCCAAGAGGTTTGGTGGAGGAGTCGGATGACATCGATAGAGGCATCAAACTTGGTCTTGGGGACTTTATTTTCTACAGTGTGCTCGTTGGCAGAGCGGCGATGTATGATCTGATGACGGTGTATGCTTGTTACCTTGCCATCATCTCGGGGCTTGGATGCACTCTTATTTTGCTGTCCGTCTACAACAAAGCTCTTCCGGCTCTTCCCATTTCCATCATGCTTGGCGTCGTCTTTTACTTCTTGACGCGATTGTTGATGGAGCCGTTTGTTGTGGGCATGACAACAAACTTGATGATGTTCTGA
- the LOC108812780 gene encoding UPF0725 protein EMB2204-like, whose translation MFRAGIIHSQTIDGIDFDGSDPMEDIYQRKVMMMIDSQRDSSMSDFPFDGFGDLPMSDTRLMHFNYEYRVPGFRNRALVYRYAELGIHRYNLLEGTDWELFSLKSFNKGMNPCAAPYFLTMEAFDPVSWQLQPFQALVCEKALGVLDISVDIARPRGLEEPSPLCKQGCELSLPLPPWPSSTDTQHFYMLEEHELRNTPWVRLYMDLVHCTSSRCMSKSRLSDFHILQVTIGSLDDAEPPRINSTNAVVYIIYRDLVKFRGGKPSELRAIIRRVYDESTRSLSIQGKHWNPSEKKEKKREKKNKKRFALLKKRLGVWGAWRLRLDVYRKQTRTG comes from the exons ATGTTCCGGGCTGGAATTATCCACTCCCAGACGATAGACGGGATTGACTTTGACGGTTCTGATCCCATGGAG GATATATATCAGCGcaaggtgatgatgatgatcgatTCACAAAGAGACTCTTCCATGAGTGATTTTCCCTTTGAT GGATTTGGTGATTTACCCATGTCTGACACAAGGTTGATGCACTTTAACTATGAGTACCGTGTTCCTGGGTTTCGAAATCGTGCTTTGGTCTATCGTTATGCCGAGTTGGGGATTCATCGTTACAATCTGTTGGAG GGTACTGACTGGGAACTCTTTAGTTTAAAGAGTTTCAACAAGGGAATGAATCCCTGTGCTGCCCCCTACTTTCTTACCATGGAAGCATTCGATCCAGTTTCTTGGCAGTTACAACCATTTCAGGCTCTAGTCTGTGAAAAAGCTCTTGGTGTTTTAGATATCTCGGTCGACATAGCTAGACCTCGAGGTTTAGAGGAGCCGTCTCCACTTTGCAAACAAGGCTGCGAACTTAGTTTACCTCTGCCTCCCTGGCCCTCCTCAACTGATACCCAGCATTTTTACATg ttggAGGAACATGAGCTGAGAAACACTCCTTGGGTTCGTTTGTATATGGATCTTGTACATTGTACCTCGAGTAGGTGTATGTCTAAG agTCGGCTCTCTGATTTTCATATTCTCCAAGTGACCATTGGAAGTCTCGATGATGCAGAGCCACCGAGAATCAACTCCACAAATGCTGTCGTTTACATTATCTACAGAGACTTGGTCAAGTTTCGGGGTGGTAAGCCTTCCGAGCTTAGAGCAATCATTAGACGTGTGTACGACGAGTCTACGAGGTCATTGAGTATCCAGGGTAAGCACTGGAACCCTTCTgagaagaaggaaaagaagagagagaagaagaataagaagagatTTGCTCTGCTCAAGAAACGTTTAGGTGTTTGGGGAGCCTGGCGTTTGAGGCTCGATGTCTACAGGAAACAAACGCGCACTGGTTGA